The following is a genomic window from Micrococcus cohnii.
GCCCGGCTCCGAGACGGTGCAGAACGCCGTCGTCACCGCCGCCTACGGCGTCACCGGGCGATGGCGCGAGGAGTATGAGCTCGACGACGAGGGGCGGGCGCTCGCGCTGATCCACCAGTGGGGTCTGGCCCGTCTGGCCCGGCGGCGGTTCGATTCGCTCTCGGAGGGCGAGCGCAAGCGCGTGCTGATCGCCCGCGCCCTGATGACCGATCCCGAGCTGCTGCTGCTCGACGAGCCGGCCGCCGGCCTGGACGTGGGCGGACGGGAGGACCTGGTGCGGACTCTGTCCACGGTCGCCGCTGACGAGGACGCGCCGGCGCTCGTGCTCGTGACCCATCACCTCGAGGAGGTGCCCCCGGGCTTCACCCACGCCCTGCTGTTGCGTGAGGGCGAGGTGGTCCACGCCGGGCCGATCCGCGAGACCCTCACCGACGAGCACCTCTCGGCCGCGTTCGGCCTACCCCTGCGGGTCAGCGAGTCTGACGGACGCTACTCGGCGGTCGCCGCGCGCCGCTGAGGCGCCCGGCCGCCCCCGTCTGAGGGACGCCTGAGATCGTGACGGAGCTACTCACCACTGACGTGCTGGGCCTGGAGGCCTGGCAGGTCC
Proteins encoded in this region:
- a CDS encoding ABC transporter ATP-binding protein yields the protein MTSPQFDDHDLFTPEPDAVVQLRSVTVRRGAKDLIRDIDWTVRDGERWIVMGPNGAGKSTLMQVAAARMHPSVGDVGLLDEVLGEVDVFELRPRIGLSSAQLAGQVPGSETVQNAVVTAAYGVTGRWREEYELDDEGRALALIHQWGLARLARRRFDSLSEGERKRVLIARALMTDPELLLLDEPAAGLDVGGREDLVRTLSTVAADEDAPALVLVTHHLEEVPPGFTHALLLREGEVVHAGPIRETLTDEHLSAAFGLPLRVSESDGRYSAVAARR